The nucleotide window CCTCCCCTGGTACTACGCCAGCCTCATCTCCCTCTACGGCGTCGTGAAACCCGGAGAAAAACTGCAACGCGTCATGATCGCGACGTCATTGTTTGTTGCGTGGGAATTCGCTGGAAGCGGCAACCACAAGCTCTACGACCTCCCCTGGGTCGCACTATCAATCGTACTATCGATCGCCGCAGTCAAGGTAGTTTACAGCGGGACTAGAAAGCCATCGCCTGTGCCCGCCGCATAACCTCCCGAGCCAAATGCCCATGCACAGCATCAATCGGGCGGCCCGGCAAAGAATCATCCTCCGTGAACAGAAACTCCAGGATTTCCTCCTCTGTGTATGAACCATCCAGGAGAAGCTTGATCACGCCTGGGACAAAGCGATTCAGCTGACCATCCTCATTGAAATAGCGCGCGGGCAGATAACGAACCCCATCTTTACGCACAGCGATCATGTCGCGATCACCCAAATGCGCCATCACGCGCGTCACCACAACCCCCATGCGCTCAGCGGCATCAGGGACGGTAATCACGGGCTCATCAACGGGAAGAACAGAAACATCAGGTGTAGAAGTCACAACGCACATACTACCCAGTCCACCCGCCGCATATACTTGAGCGCATGTCCACGCGAGAACAACTGTACCCAGGTGACCTCCTCGACGACCGCTACCGCATTGAAGCACCCATTGCCGCGGGAGGAATGTCCACCGTCTACCGGTGCGTTGACCTGCGCCTAGGCCGACACGTCGCCGCCAAAGTGATGCACGCGGACTACGCAGACAATCCCGTGTTCCGCAGCCGCTTCCGCCGCGAAGCCCGCTCCATGGCGCGACTATCCCACCCCAACCTGGTCAACGTCTACGACAGTGTCATGGGTGAACAAGACAGCGGCGAGCCCGTCTTCCTGGTCATGGAACTCATCACCGGCGGCACGCTACGCGAACTCCTCGACGAACGCGGCCCCATGCCACCTCATGCCGCGATGTCGGTCATGCGTAGTGTCCTCACCGGCCTGGCCGTCGCCCACGAGGCAGGCATGGTACACCGCGACATTAAACCCGACAACATCCTCATCAACGGCGACCACACCGTTAAACTAGCTGACTTCGGCCTCGTGCGCGCAGCCGACCACGCCGCCACTGAAATCATCGGCACCGTCTCCTACCTCTCCCCCGAGCAGGTAGAAGGGGCAGACATCGGCCCCGCCAGCGACGTCTACTCGGCCGGCATTGTCCTCTACGAACTACTCACCGGCGGCATCCCCTTCGACGAAGGCGACCCCACCGACCGCGCGTTCGCCCGCCTCAGCGAAGACGTCCCCGCCCCCTCTGGCCAGATCGCCGGTGTTCCGACCCTGATCGATGCGCTCGTAGCCACCGCAACCGCACGCGACGTCAGCAATCGATTCTCCGACGCGGGGGAATTCCTCGCTGCCATTAATGACGTCGCGGAGGAACTACAGCTGCCCGCATTTAACGTTCCCATTCCGGAACACGCCGCGGCGCATCGCTCATTCGAGCAAGCAGAAAACACCGATCTTCTGACCGGTGTACTCAACAACACCGGGGTTCTACCGGCCGTGCTTGCAGCACCCGTCCACGCGTCCAAACCCACCGACACGCAAGTCTGGGAGGGACCACTTGTTGCGCCACCGCCGCCTGCACACTACGAGCAGGACCACCAAGACGCACCCGTCGACACTTACGACGAGCAGTACGAACAGCAGAATTATGCTCCCGGCAAGCCCGTGTCCAACCGCTCTGGCTGGAAAATCGCACTGTGGTCAGGACTCATCACTGCACTCATCGCAGCTGTTGCACTCGGCGGTTGGTGGTTTGGATCCGGCCGCTACGGGGAAGTCCCGCAGATCATCGGCATGGGCCAAGCCCAAGCCGTGACAACCATCGAACAGGCTGGTTTTACCGCCACAACCAGCCAGGAATACAGCGACGACATACCCGCCGAGCAGATCATCGGCACTCAACCCCCCGGCGGCGAACGCATCCCGAAAGGCAGCAACGTCGCCATTCGTCAATCTCTAGGGCAACCTGCCGTCCCTGAGATCCCTGCCAGCGGCAGTGTTCAAGACTTTCGAGGCCTCGCCTCGGAGCGCACGCTAGGGCTTCGAGTTGGAGAAGAGGAATACTCCGACTCCGTGCCCGCCGGGCAGATTTCGAGCACCCAGCCAAGCCCTGGGACTGTTGTGGCTACGCACAGCACCGTCACAGTGCACCTCAGCAAGGGGCCAGCACCAATCAAAGTACCTAAGCTCGCAGGGCTCAGCCAAGATAAGGCCCGAGATGCGCTGGAAAAGGCTGGGCTCAGGGTTCGGAAGGTCATCCCCGAATTCGACCAGAAGATCAAGAAGGATCACGTTATCCGAACCAGCCCCGATTCCAATGCTGAACTGCGGCGCGGTGATGAAGTTGATCTCTACGTGTCGACAGCCCTGGAGGTTCCGGATCTCAAAGACAAGACCCTCGATGAGGCCCGACGCATACTCGGCGACGCCGGCCTGACCGTCGGCACGGTCACTACAGACGAGGAGGCAACGAGCCGCAACGGCCAGGCGGTTGTCAAAACTGCGCCAGCTGCCGGCAAACTTATTGATCCCGAGTTCAATACCGTCGACCTTGTGATGAACGGAAAGGTTATTGTCCCATCGCTCATGGGTAAAAAGGTCAGCGAAGCGGAAAGCACCCTACTGGACATGGGCTTGAACGTCGATATCGATGGTAAGGACAACGCCGTCGTGTATAGCCAGAGCCCGAAGGCAGGTTCGAAGGTCGCTGTCGGGACCACGGTGACTATCAAATCCATCGGTTAGCGCCAGAGCACCTTAGAAAGCACATCGCCCCACCTGTTCAATTTCAGGTGGGGCGATGTGCTTTGAGGGAAAAACCCTAGCGGTTGCGAAGCATCTCCGCAACCAAGAAGGACAGCTCCAGCGACTGCTGAGTGTTCAAACGGGGATCACACGCAGACTCGTAACGGCCGGGCAAATCAATATCAGTGATGTCTTCTGCACCACCCAAGCACTCGGTGACGTCTTCGCCAGTGAACTCGATGTGGATGCCACCAGGGTGGGTACCCAACGCACGGTGCACTTCGAAGAAGCCCTGAACCTCGTCAATGACCTTGTCGAAGTGGCGGGTCTTGTACCCGTTCGAGGACGTGTGGGTATTGCCGTGCATGGGATCAGACTGCCAAATCACCTTGTGTCCGGACGCCTCCACAGCCTCGACGATCGGGGGCAGAACGTCACGAACCTTGTCGTGGCCCATGCGGGCGACCATTGTCAGGCAGCCGGGCTCGAAATTCGGGTCGAGCTTGTCGGCGTAGGCGACGGCCTCTTCCGGGGTGCACGTCGGGCCAATCTTGATGCCGACCGGGTTGGAGATCAGTGCGGCCAGGTTGACGTGGAAGTCATCGATGCCACGAGTGCGCTCCCCTACCCACACTTGGTGGGCGGAGAGGTTGAATAGCTCAGTTTCGCCGACCTCATTCTGCGCAAGCCGCAGCATGGCACGTTCGTAGTCGACCAGGAGCGCCTCGTGGGAGCAGAAAATGTCAGCACGGCGCAGGTTGTGGTCTGCAACCCCGCAGGCCTCCATGAATTTCAGGCCTGCTTCGATTTCCTCTGCGAGGTTTTCGTAGCGGGCACCTGCGGGAGAGTTTGCAACGAACTCGCGGTTCCACTCGTTGAGGCGGTGGAGG belongs to Corynebacterium argentoratense DSM 44202 and includes:
- the pknB gene encoding Stk1 family PASTA domain-containing Ser/Thr kinase, encoding MSTREQLYPGDLLDDRYRIEAPIAAGGMSTVYRCVDLRLGRHVAAKVMHADYADNPVFRSRFRREARSMARLSHPNLVNVYDSVMGEQDSGEPVFLVMELITGGTLRELLDERGPMPPHAAMSVMRSVLTGLAVAHEAGMVHRDIKPDNILINGDHTVKLADFGLVRAADHAATEIIGTVSYLSPEQVEGADIGPASDVYSAGIVLYELLTGGIPFDEGDPTDRAFARLSEDVPAPSGQIAGVPTLIDALVATATARDVSNRFSDAGEFLAAINDVAEELQLPAFNVPIPEHAAAHRSFEQAENTDLLTGVLNNTGVLPAVLAAPVHASKPTDTQVWEGPLVAPPPPAHYEQDHQDAPVDTYDEQYEQQNYAPGKPVSNRSGWKIALWSGLITALIAAVALGGWWFGSGRYGEVPQIIGMGQAQAVTTIEQAGFTATTSQEYSDDIPAEQIIGTQPPGGERIPKGSNVAIRQSLGQPAVPEIPASGSVQDFRGLASERTLGLRVGEEEYSDSVPAGQISSTQPSPGTVVATHSTVTVHLSKGPAPIKVPKLAGLSQDKARDALEKAGLRVRKVIPEFDQKIKKDHVIRTSPDSNAELRRGDEVDLYVSTALEVPDLKDKTLDEARRILGDAGLTVGTVTTDEEATSRNGQAVVKTAPAAGKLIDPEFNTVDLVMNGKVIVPSLMGKKVSEAESTLLDMGLNVDIDGKDNAVVYSQSPKAGSKVAVGTTVTIKSIG
- a CDS encoding Rv2175c family DNA-binding protein — its product is MTSTPDVSVLPVDEPVITVPDAAERMGVVVTRVMAHLGDRDMIAVRKDGVRYLPARYFNEDGQLNRFVPGVIKLLLDGSYTEEEILEFLFTEDDSLPGRPIDAVHGHLAREVMRRAQAMAF
- a CDS encoding class II 3-deoxy-7-phosphoheptulonate synthase, whose amino-acid sequence is MSWTVDIPVEELPDLPPLPSGIQERFEDVVARDAKQQPSWDRKQADTVRNILESVPPIVVAPEILELKKQLKEVALGRAFLLQGGDCAETFESNTEPHIRANIKTLLQMAVVLTYGASTPVVKMARIAGQYAKPRSSDLDENGLPNYRGDIVNGVEPDAESRRHDPARMVRAYANSSAAMNLVRALTGSGTADLHRLNEWNREFVANSPAGARYENLAEEIEAGLKFMEACGVADHNLRRADIFCSHEALLVDYERAMLRLAQNEVGETELFNLSAHQVWVGERTRGIDDFHVNLAALISNPVGIKIGPTCTPEEAVAYADKLDPNFEPGCLTMVARMGHDKVRDVLPPIVEAVEASGHKVIWQSDPMHGNTHTSSNGYKTRHFDKVIDEVQGFFEVHRALGTHPGGIHIEFTGEDVTECLGGAEDITDIDLPGRYESACDPRLNTQQSLELSFLVAEMLRNR